From a single Pseudopipra pipra isolate bDixPip1 chromosome 15, bDixPip1.hap1, whole genome shotgun sequence genomic region:
- the TBC1D9B gene encoding TBC1 domain family member 9B isoform X1 — protein MWLGPEEVLLAGALWVTERANPFFLLQRRRGHGKGGGLTGLLVGTLDVVLDSSARVAPYRILHQTQDSQVYWAVACGSSRKEITKHWEWLENNLLQTLSIFDNEEDITTFVKGKIHGIIAEENKNEQPQSEEDPGKFKEAELKMRKQFGMPEVEKLVNYYSCSYWKGRVPRQGWLYLTVNHLCFYSFLLGKEVTLVIQWVDVTQLEKNATLLFPECIKVNTRDSELYFSMFLNINETFKLMEQLANIAMRQLLDNESFLQDKSLPKPRKPLKNISALKRDLDARAKNECYRATFRLPKDECLDGHTDCTLWTPFNKTHIPGQMFVSNNYICFASRAEEACHLIIPLREVTIVEKADSSSVLPSPLSISTKSKMTFFFANLKDRDFLVQRISDFLQRTPSKKPCGTDREWKWNLADASCEEVPELPSSSPLAISPMSALSHRPVNFCAGEVPTASQGLLKLFRRNSEELSGPKGAKEKMKEESWNIHFFEYGRGMCMYRTAKTRELVQKGIPENLRGELWLLFSGAWNEMVTHPGYYADLVEKSMGKYNLATEEIERDLHRSMPEHPAFQNELGIAALRRVLTAYAFRNPTIGYCQAMNIVTSVLLLYCNEEEAFWLLVALCERMLPDYYNTRVVGALVDQGIFEELTREYLPQLSEKMQDLGVISTISLSWFLTLFLSVMPFESAVVIVDCFFYEGIKFILQVSLAILDANMEKLLKCCDEGEAMTILGRYLDNVVNRQSVSPPIPHLHALLTSGDDPPLEIDIFELIKTSYEKYSNLKADDIEQMRFKQRLKVIQSLEDTAKKSVVRAVSGDISFSIEELEELYVVFKAKYLMSCYWGNNRAAAAARRDQSLPYLEQYRIDMEQFRDLFISLTPWACGAHTPVLAGRMFRLLDENRDSLINFKEFVTGMSGMYHGDLTEKLKVLYKLHLPPALNSEETESALEATSYFTEDVTTEVSPFVSELDICLHCESQETQEDKGRRNENGPEKEEKGTSPQDYRYYLRMWAKEKESKKETIKDLPKMSQEQFIELCKTLYNMFSEDPVEQELYHAIATVASLLLRIGEVGKKFSNRPTRKSEDCKANNTQDPVSEEESPTSEQSQNSAVEQQPQADHEEKASIDAQPEKTQQENQTLGDVSGEGQGSPLQLLSDDETKDDMSMSSYSMVSTGSLQCEDIADDTVLVGCEGSSAAARYGSTIDTDWSISFEQILASMLTETALVNYFEKKVNILQKIKDQKKVERQFSSSSDYELSSVSG, from the exons ATGTGGCTGGGGCCCGAGGAGGTGCTGCTGGCCGGCGCGCTGTGGGTCACCGAGCGCGCCAACCCCTTCTTCCTGCTCCAGCGCCGGCGGGGACACGGCAAAGGGGGCGGCCTCACGG GTCTCCTTGTAGGAACACTAGACGTGGTTTTGGATTCCAGTGCCAGAGTTGCCCCGTACCGTATCCTGCACCAGACTCAGGATTCTCAAGTGTACTGGGCAGTGGCCTGTG GCTCATCTCGTAAAGAGATCACAAAGCATTGGGAGTGGCTGGAGAATAACTTACTGCAGACTCTGTCCATCTTTGACAATGAAGAAGATATCACCACCTTTGTCAAGGGCAAGATACAC GGCATTATTGCTGAAGAGAACAAGAATGAGCAGCCCCAGAGCGAAGAGGATCCAGGTAAATTCAAAGAGGCCGAGCTGAAGATGCGGAAGCAGTTTGGGATGCCCGAGGTGGAGAAGTTGGTCAATTACTATTCCTGCAGCTATTGGAAGGGACGTGTACCCAGGCAGGGTTGGCTGTACCTCACTGTCAATCACCTCTGTTTCTACTCTTTCCTACTGGGCAAAGAAG ttacaCTGGTGATCCAGTGGGTGGATGTAACCCAGCTAGAAAAAAATGCTACACTGCTGTTCCCTGAGTGCATTAAAGTAAACACAAGGGACAGTGAACTCTATTTTTCCATGTTCCTCAACATCAACGAGACATTCAAGCTGATGGAGCAGTTGGCCAACATTGCCATGCGGCAGCTGCTGGATAATGAGAGCTTTCTACAGGACAAGTCTCTCCCGAAGCCCAGGAAGCCTCTTAAGAACATCTCTGCATTAAAAAG AGACCTGGATGCTCGAGCCAAAAATGAGTGCTACCGTGCCACTTTCCGGTTGCCCAAGGATGAATGCCTGGATGGACATACAGACTGTACCTTGTGGACACCATTCAACAAGACACATATTCCTGGCCAGATGTTTGTTTCCAACAATTACATCTGTTTTGccagcagggcagaggaggCCTGTCATCTCATCATTCCTCTCAGGGAG GTGACAATAGTTGAGAAAGCAGATAGTTCCAGCGTCTTGCCCAGCCCTCTGTCCATCAGCACTAAAAGTAAAATGACCTTCTTCTTCGCCAATCTGAAAGATCGAGATTTCTTGGTGCAGAGAATCTCTGACTTCCTGCAGAGAACACCGTCCAAGAAACCATGTGGCACTGACAGGGAGTGGAAGTGGAATTTGGCTGATGCCAGTTGCGAG gaGGTTCCAGAGCTGCCTTCCAGCAGCCCACTGGCCATCAGCCCCATGTCTGCTCTCAGCCATCGACCCGTCAACTTCTGTGCTGGGGAAGTGCCAACAGCCTCACAGGGACTGCTCAAACTCTTCAGAAGGAACTCTGAGGAGCTCTCTGGACCAAAAGGG GCAAAGGAGAAGATGAAGGAAGAGTCCTGGAACATTCATTTCTTTGAATATGGGCGAGGGATGTGTATGTACCGCACTGCCAAGACGAGGGAGCTGGTGCAAAAAGGAATCCCAGAGAATCTTCGTGGAGAGCTGTGGCTCCTTTTCTCAG GGGCTTGGAACGAGATGGTGACTCATCCTGGTTACTATGCAGATCTTGTGGAAAAGTCAATGGGAAAGTACAATCTCGCTACAGAGGAAATTGAGCGAGATCTGCACCGCTCCATGCCAGAACACCCTGCCTTCCAAAATGAGTTGGGAATTGCTGCCCTCCGGAGAGTCTTAACAGCTTATGCATTCAGAAATCCAACAATTGGGTACTGTCAG GCCATGAACATTGTTACATCAGTGCTGTTGCTCTACTGCAACGAGGAGGAGGCTTTCTGGCTCCTGGTGGCTTTGTGTGAGCGGATGTTGCCAGATTACTACAACACAAGAGTGGTGG GTGCATTGGTGGACCAAGGGATCTTTGAAGAACTCACACGAGAGTATCTTCCACAGCTGTCAGAAAAGATGCAGGACCTGGGAGTGATTTCCACCATATCCCTTTCCTGGTTTCTCACTCTCTTCCTCAGTGTCATGCCCTTCGAGAGTGCCGTGGTCATTGTCGACTGTTTTTTCTATGAGGGAATCAAGTTTATCCTGCAGGTGTCACTGGCCATACTCGATGCCAACATGGAGAAGTTGTTAAAGTGCTGTGATGAAGGTGAAGCCATGACTATTTTGGGCAG ataCTTGGACAATGTAGTTAACAGGCAGAGTGTCTCTCCCCCTATTCCCCACTTGCACGCCTTATTGACAAGTGGAGATGACCCACCACTGGAAATCGACATCTTTGAACTCATCAAAACCTCCTATGAG AAATATAGCAATCTGAAGGCAGATGACATTGAACAAATGCGTTTTAAACAAAGGCTGAAGGTGATCCAGTCTCTGGAGGATACAGCCAAGAAGAGTGTG GTCCGAGCTGTGTCTGGTGACATCAGTTTCTCTATTGAAGAACTGGAAGAGCTGTATGTAGTGTTCAAG GCCAAGTACCTGATGAGCTGTTACTGGGGGAACaaccgcgccgccgccgccgcccgccgggaTCAGAGCCTGCCGTACCTGGAGCAGTATCGCATAGACATGGAGCAGTTCAGAGACCTGTTCATCAGCCTCACCCCCTGGGCCTGTGGGGCACACACACCTGTCCTGGCAGGGCGGATGTTCCGGCTTCTGGATGAGAACAGGGATTCTCTCATCAACTTCAAGGAGTTCGTGACAGGAATGA gtgGGATGTACCATGGTGACCTCACTGAAAAACTCAAAGTACTCTACAAACTGCACCTGCCTCCTG CTCTGAATTCAGAGGAAACAGAATCTGCTTTGGAGGCCACAAGTTATTTCACAGAGGATGTGACAACAGAAG TATCTCCTTTTGTCTCAGAGCTGGATATCTGCCTGCACTGTGAGTCTCAAG AAACCCAAGAAGAtaaaggaaggagaaatgagAATGGTCCAGAAAAAG AGGAGAAAGGTACCAGTCCACAGGACTATAGATACTACCTAAGAATGTGGGCCAAGGAAAAAGAGTCCAAGAAAGAAACCATTAAAGACCTCCCCAAAATGAGCCAG GAACAGTTCATAGAGTTATGCAAGACCCTTTACAACATGTTCAGCGAGGACCCCGTGGAGCAGGAGCTGTACCATGCCATCGCCACTGTGGCCAGTCTCCTCCTGCGAATTGGGGAGGTTGGCAAAAAGTTCTCCAACAGACCCACAAGGAAGTCTGAGGATTGCAAAGCAAACAATACCCAAGATCCTGTGAGTGAAGAGGAGTCACCAACATCTGAACAGAGTCAGAATTCGGCAGTGGAGCAGCAACCCCAAGCTGACCACGAGGAGAAAGCCAGCATTGATGCTCAGCCTgaaaaaacacagcaggaaaaccAAACTCTAGGAGATGTGTCGGGGGAAGGACAAGGCTCTCCTTTACAGCTGCTATCAGATGATGAAACCAAAGATGATATGTCCATGTCCTCCTACTCCATGGTCAGCACAGGCTCCTTGCAGTGCGAAGACATTGCGGACGACACGGTCCTGGTGGGCTGTGAGGGCAGCAGTGCAGCTGCCAGGTATGGCAGCACCATTGACACTGACTGGTCCATCTCCTTCGAGCAGATCTTGGCCTCCATGCTGACAGAAACAGCCCTTGTAAACTACTTTGAGAAGAAGGTCAACATTCTCCAGAAGATCAAGGATCAGAAGAAGGTAGAGAGGCAGTTCAGTTCATCCAGTGACTATGAACTTTCCTCTGTGTCAGGGTGA
- the TBC1D9B gene encoding TBC1 domain family member 9B isoform X2, protein MWLGPEEVLLAGALWVTERANPFFLLQRRRGHGKGGGLTGLLVGTLDVVLDSSARVAPYRILHQTQDSQVYWAVACGSSRKEITKHWEWLENNLLQTLSIFDNEEDITTFVKGKIHGIIAEENKNEQPQSEEDPGKFKEAELKMRKQFGMPEVEKLVNYYSCSYWKGRVPRQGWLYLTVNHLCFYSFLLGKEVTLVIQWVDVTQLEKNATLLFPECIKVNTRDSELYFSMFLNINETFKLMEQLANIAMRQLLDNESFLQDKSLPKPRKPLKNISALKRDLDARAKNECYRATFRLPKDECLDGHTDCTLWTPFNKTHIPGQMFVSNNYICFASRAEEACHLIIPLREVTIVEKADSSSVLPSPLSISTKSKMTFFFANLKDRDFLVQRISDFLQRTPSKKPCGTDREWKWNLADASCEEVPELPSSSPLAISPMSALSHRPVNFCAGEVPTASQGLLKLFRRNSEELSGPKGAKEKMKEESWNIHFFEYGRGMCMYRTAKTRELVQKGIPENLRGELWLLFSGAWNEMVTHPGYYADLVEKSMGKYNLATEEIERDLHRSMPEHPAFQNELGIAALRRVLTAYAFRNPTIGYCQAMNIVTSVLLLYCNEEEAFWLLVALCERMLPDYYNTRVVGALVDQGIFEELTREYLPQLSEKMQDLGVISTISLSWFLTLFLSVMPFESAVVIVDCFFYEGIKFILQVSLAILDANMEKLLKCCDEGEAMTILGRYLDNVVNRQSVSPPIPHLHALLTSGDDPPLEIDIFELIKTSYEKYSNLKADDIEQMRFKQRLKVIQSLEDTAKKSVVRAVSGDISFSIEELEELYVVFKAKYLMSCYWGNNRAAAAARRDQSLPYLEQYRIDMEQFRDLFISLTPWACGAHTPVLAGRMFRLLDENRDSLINFKEFVTGMSGMYHGDLTEKLKVLYKLHLPPALNSEETESALEATSYFTEDVTTEELDICLHCESQETQEDKGRRNENGPEKEEKGTSPQDYRYYLRMWAKEKESKKETIKDLPKMSQEQFIELCKTLYNMFSEDPVEQELYHAIATVASLLLRIGEVGKKFSNRPTRKSEDCKANNTQDPVSEEESPTSEQSQNSAVEQQPQADHEEKASIDAQPEKTQQENQTLGDVSGEGQGSPLQLLSDDETKDDMSMSSYSMVSTGSLQCEDIADDTVLVGCEGSSAAARYGSTIDTDWSISFEQILASMLTETALVNYFEKKVNILQKIKDQKKVERQFSSSSDYELSSVSG, encoded by the exons ATGTGGCTGGGGCCCGAGGAGGTGCTGCTGGCCGGCGCGCTGTGGGTCACCGAGCGCGCCAACCCCTTCTTCCTGCTCCAGCGCCGGCGGGGACACGGCAAAGGGGGCGGCCTCACGG GTCTCCTTGTAGGAACACTAGACGTGGTTTTGGATTCCAGTGCCAGAGTTGCCCCGTACCGTATCCTGCACCAGACTCAGGATTCTCAAGTGTACTGGGCAGTGGCCTGTG GCTCATCTCGTAAAGAGATCACAAAGCATTGGGAGTGGCTGGAGAATAACTTACTGCAGACTCTGTCCATCTTTGACAATGAAGAAGATATCACCACCTTTGTCAAGGGCAAGATACAC GGCATTATTGCTGAAGAGAACAAGAATGAGCAGCCCCAGAGCGAAGAGGATCCAGGTAAATTCAAAGAGGCCGAGCTGAAGATGCGGAAGCAGTTTGGGATGCCCGAGGTGGAGAAGTTGGTCAATTACTATTCCTGCAGCTATTGGAAGGGACGTGTACCCAGGCAGGGTTGGCTGTACCTCACTGTCAATCACCTCTGTTTCTACTCTTTCCTACTGGGCAAAGAAG ttacaCTGGTGATCCAGTGGGTGGATGTAACCCAGCTAGAAAAAAATGCTACACTGCTGTTCCCTGAGTGCATTAAAGTAAACACAAGGGACAGTGAACTCTATTTTTCCATGTTCCTCAACATCAACGAGACATTCAAGCTGATGGAGCAGTTGGCCAACATTGCCATGCGGCAGCTGCTGGATAATGAGAGCTTTCTACAGGACAAGTCTCTCCCGAAGCCCAGGAAGCCTCTTAAGAACATCTCTGCATTAAAAAG AGACCTGGATGCTCGAGCCAAAAATGAGTGCTACCGTGCCACTTTCCGGTTGCCCAAGGATGAATGCCTGGATGGACATACAGACTGTACCTTGTGGACACCATTCAACAAGACACATATTCCTGGCCAGATGTTTGTTTCCAACAATTACATCTGTTTTGccagcagggcagaggaggCCTGTCATCTCATCATTCCTCTCAGGGAG GTGACAATAGTTGAGAAAGCAGATAGTTCCAGCGTCTTGCCCAGCCCTCTGTCCATCAGCACTAAAAGTAAAATGACCTTCTTCTTCGCCAATCTGAAAGATCGAGATTTCTTGGTGCAGAGAATCTCTGACTTCCTGCAGAGAACACCGTCCAAGAAACCATGTGGCACTGACAGGGAGTGGAAGTGGAATTTGGCTGATGCCAGTTGCGAG gaGGTTCCAGAGCTGCCTTCCAGCAGCCCACTGGCCATCAGCCCCATGTCTGCTCTCAGCCATCGACCCGTCAACTTCTGTGCTGGGGAAGTGCCAACAGCCTCACAGGGACTGCTCAAACTCTTCAGAAGGAACTCTGAGGAGCTCTCTGGACCAAAAGGG GCAAAGGAGAAGATGAAGGAAGAGTCCTGGAACATTCATTTCTTTGAATATGGGCGAGGGATGTGTATGTACCGCACTGCCAAGACGAGGGAGCTGGTGCAAAAAGGAATCCCAGAGAATCTTCGTGGAGAGCTGTGGCTCCTTTTCTCAG GGGCTTGGAACGAGATGGTGACTCATCCTGGTTACTATGCAGATCTTGTGGAAAAGTCAATGGGAAAGTACAATCTCGCTACAGAGGAAATTGAGCGAGATCTGCACCGCTCCATGCCAGAACACCCTGCCTTCCAAAATGAGTTGGGAATTGCTGCCCTCCGGAGAGTCTTAACAGCTTATGCATTCAGAAATCCAACAATTGGGTACTGTCAG GCCATGAACATTGTTACATCAGTGCTGTTGCTCTACTGCAACGAGGAGGAGGCTTTCTGGCTCCTGGTGGCTTTGTGTGAGCGGATGTTGCCAGATTACTACAACACAAGAGTGGTGG GTGCATTGGTGGACCAAGGGATCTTTGAAGAACTCACACGAGAGTATCTTCCACAGCTGTCAGAAAAGATGCAGGACCTGGGAGTGATTTCCACCATATCCCTTTCCTGGTTTCTCACTCTCTTCCTCAGTGTCATGCCCTTCGAGAGTGCCGTGGTCATTGTCGACTGTTTTTTCTATGAGGGAATCAAGTTTATCCTGCAGGTGTCACTGGCCATACTCGATGCCAACATGGAGAAGTTGTTAAAGTGCTGTGATGAAGGTGAAGCCATGACTATTTTGGGCAG ataCTTGGACAATGTAGTTAACAGGCAGAGTGTCTCTCCCCCTATTCCCCACTTGCACGCCTTATTGACAAGTGGAGATGACCCACCACTGGAAATCGACATCTTTGAACTCATCAAAACCTCCTATGAG AAATATAGCAATCTGAAGGCAGATGACATTGAACAAATGCGTTTTAAACAAAGGCTGAAGGTGATCCAGTCTCTGGAGGATACAGCCAAGAAGAGTGTG GTCCGAGCTGTGTCTGGTGACATCAGTTTCTCTATTGAAGAACTGGAAGAGCTGTATGTAGTGTTCAAG GCCAAGTACCTGATGAGCTGTTACTGGGGGAACaaccgcgccgccgccgccgcccgccgggaTCAGAGCCTGCCGTACCTGGAGCAGTATCGCATAGACATGGAGCAGTTCAGAGACCTGTTCATCAGCCTCACCCCCTGGGCCTGTGGGGCACACACACCTGTCCTGGCAGGGCGGATGTTCCGGCTTCTGGATGAGAACAGGGATTCTCTCATCAACTTCAAGGAGTTCGTGACAGGAATGA gtgGGATGTACCATGGTGACCTCACTGAAAAACTCAAAGTACTCTACAAACTGCACCTGCCTCCTG CTCTGAATTCAGAGGAAACAGAATCTGCTTTGGAGGCCACAAGTTATTTCACAGAGGATGTGACAACAGAAG AGCTGGATATCTGCCTGCACTGTGAGTCTCAAG AAACCCAAGAAGAtaaaggaaggagaaatgagAATGGTCCAGAAAAAG AGGAGAAAGGTACCAGTCCACAGGACTATAGATACTACCTAAGAATGTGGGCCAAGGAAAAAGAGTCCAAGAAAGAAACCATTAAAGACCTCCCCAAAATGAGCCAG GAACAGTTCATAGAGTTATGCAAGACCCTTTACAACATGTTCAGCGAGGACCCCGTGGAGCAGGAGCTGTACCATGCCATCGCCACTGTGGCCAGTCTCCTCCTGCGAATTGGGGAGGTTGGCAAAAAGTTCTCCAACAGACCCACAAGGAAGTCTGAGGATTGCAAAGCAAACAATACCCAAGATCCTGTGAGTGAAGAGGAGTCACCAACATCTGAACAGAGTCAGAATTCGGCAGTGGAGCAGCAACCCCAAGCTGACCACGAGGAGAAAGCCAGCATTGATGCTCAGCCTgaaaaaacacagcaggaaaaccAAACTCTAGGAGATGTGTCGGGGGAAGGACAAGGCTCTCCTTTACAGCTGCTATCAGATGATGAAACCAAAGATGATATGTCCATGTCCTCCTACTCCATGGTCAGCACAGGCTCCTTGCAGTGCGAAGACATTGCGGACGACACGGTCCTGGTGGGCTGTGAGGGCAGCAGTGCAGCTGCCAGGTATGGCAGCACCATTGACACTGACTGGTCCATCTCCTTCGAGCAGATCTTGGCCTCCATGCTGACAGAAACAGCCCTTGTAAACTACTTTGAGAAGAAGGTCAACATTCTCCAGAAGATCAAGGATCAGAAGAAGGTAGAGAGGCAGTTCAGTTCATCCAGTGACTATGAACTTTCCTCTGTGTCAGGGTGA